The following proteins are co-located in the Deltaproteobacteria bacterium genome:
- the hpaB gene encoding 4-hydroxyphenylacetate 3-monooxygenase, oxygenase component — protein MGIRTGAEFIAGLRDSREVWLGNEQVTDVTTHPAFRGAIGSLARLYDMQHEPAYHEALTYPSPTTGNPVGMSFLIPHTREELTRRRRMVKIWADATCGMMGRSADFLNTMVMAWAAKRDYFAQQSPECAERVGRYYEECRERDLFLTHALIDPQVDRSKNRAQQDDPYQCLRIVEETQQGLIVRGAKMVATAAPFADEILVWPFPPTLTEAEAPYAIVFIIPVAAPGLKIICRESFSHPDQFADHPLSARFDEMDAVAVFEDVLVPWERVFLHRDARLVAQMYAGTRIREMTAHQTNTRLLSKIEFVYGVLCLMAEAIGTQDTPAVQEMLGEAASYVEIIKSTLVTSEHEAQVDPSNGVMYPALQPLQVGRTWGPRIYPRLMEIVRRLGAGGLMQLPASIAAFDSPIGPDLEKYYRGAHISAREKVSLFKLAWDLLGSDFGARHTLYELYYAGDPSALMAGFHREFKKEESLARVKTFLQQGAE, from the coding sequence ATGGGAATTCGCACAGGTGCAGAGTTTATTGCCGGATTGCGCGACAGTCGGGAGGTCTGGCTCGGTAACGAGCAGGTGACGGATGTCACTACGCATCCCGCATTTCGCGGTGCCATCGGCAGTCTCGCCCGCTTGTACGATATGCAGCATGAGCCCGCCTACCACGAAGCCCTTACCTACCCCTCGCCGACCACGGGCAATCCCGTGGGCATGTCGTTTCTCATCCCGCACACGCGCGAGGAGCTTACTCGCCGCCGTCGGATGGTCAAGATTTGGGCTGATGCGACCTGCGGCATGATGGGGCGGAGTGCGGATTTCCTCAATACTATGGTGATGGCGTGGGCGGCCAAGCGCGATTACTTCGCGCAACAGAGCCCGGAATGCGCGGAGCGGGTGGGGCGCTACTATGAAGAGTGCCGCGAGCGCGATCTGTTCCTGACTCATGCCTTGATCGATCCGCAAGTGGATCGCTCGAAGAATCGTGCCCAACAGGACGATCCCTATCAGTGTCTACGCATTGTCGAAGAAACCCAGCAGGGGTTGATCGTGCGGGGCGCGAAAATGGTCGCCACGGCGGCACCCTTTGCCGATGAGATCCTCGTGTGGCCGTTTCCGCCGACGCTGACGGAGGCCGAAGCTCCCTACGCTATAGTGTTCATCATTCCGGTGGCTGCGCCGGGGCTCAAAATTATTTGCCGCGAGTCGTTCTCTCACCCCGACCAGTTTGCCGATCATCCGCTCAGCGCGCGCTTCGACGAGATGGACGCCGTGGCGGTGTTTGAAGACGTGCTGGTACCGTGGGAACGGGTGTTTCTCCATCGCGATGCCCGGCTGGTGGCGCAAATGTACGCCGGCACACGCATCCGCGAGATGACCGCGCATCAGACTAATACCCGCCTGTTGTCGAAAATCGAGTTCGTCTATGGCGTGCTCTGCCTCATGGCCGAGGCGATCGGCACTCAGGACACTCCTGCCGTTCAGGAAATGCTGGGCGAGGCTGCTTCGTATGTCGAGATTATCAAGTCGACGCTCGTGACCAGCGAGCACGAGGCGCAGGTCGATCCCAGCAATGGCGTCATGTATCCGGCGCTGCAACCGTTGCAGGTGGGCCGCACGTGGGGACCGCGCATCTATCCGCGTTTAATGGAGATCGTCCGTCGGCTAGGCGCGGGCGGGCTCATGCAACTGCCGGCGAGCATCGCGGCGTTCGACAGCCCCATCGGCCCGGACTTGGAGAAGTATTATCGCGGCGCGCATATCTCTGCACGAGAGAAGGTGTCGCTCTTCAAACTTGCCTGGGACCTCCTGGGGTCGGACTTCGGCGCCCGCCACACGTTGTACGAGCTGTACTATGCTGGCGATCCCAGTGCACTGATGGCGGGCTTTCATCGCGAGTTCAAAAAAGAAGAGTCGCTCGCTCGGGTGAAGACGTTTCTTCAGCAAGGGGCGGAGTGA
- a CDS encoding TetR/AcrR family transcriptional regulator, translated as MPRKILRSAKKSNSLIRDQNLLEQKREAVAEAAFELFLKEGFHRTTTRDIARRAGVSAGAPFTYFKDKEDILFYIVSKEQDRSGEQLLSALSQQIAEATHTNADPEDVFRNVLATYLRGVNEIRRFILLAYQETKSLNTETRQRLIAREKRLQVLIGEAIRYGVERGRFAPDNIGLKAHNIMVLAHAWAVRHWAFAGEMASIEEYVAFLQPLVLAMLGARTVKEISPPMLRPLTVLQRRVSGEQGEMLAK; from the coding sequence ATGCCGCGCAAGATTCTCCGTTCCGCGAAGAAATCCAACTCGCTCATTCGCGATCAAAATCTGCTGGAACAGAAACGCGAAGCCGTGGCTGAAGCCGCCTTCGAGTTGTTTCTCAAAGAAGGTTTCCATCGCACCACCACCCGCGACATCGCGCGACGGGCAGGGGTCAGCGCCGGCGCGCCGTTCACGTACTTCAAGGACAAAGAGGATATTCTTTTTTATATCGTCAGCAAAGAGCAAGACCGCTCCGGAGAACAGTTGCTCAGCGCTCTGAGTCAGCAGATTGCCGAAGCGACCCACACCAATGCTGATCCAGAGGACGTGTTCAGGAATGTGCTTGCCACGTATCTGCGCGGAGTGAATGAAATACGCCGCTTCATCTTGCTTGCCTACCAGGAGACCAAGTCGCTCAACACTGAGACACGGCAGAGGTTGATCGCGCGCGAAAAGCGTCTGCAAGTGTTGATTGGCGAGGCCATCCGTTATGGAGTGGAGCGTGGTCGCTTTGCACCGGACAACATTGGGCTGAAGGCCCACAACATCATGGTACTCGCCCACGCCTGGGCAGTGCGGCACTGGGCATTTGCCGGGGAGATGGCGTCGATTGAGGAGTATGTTGCCTTCCTCCAGCCCTTGGTGCTTGCCATGTTGGGGGCTAGGACGGTAAAGGAAATCTCGCCCCCGATGCTGCGGCCGCTCACAGTGCTTCAACGTCGCGTCTCGGGAGAGCAAGGCGAAATGCTCGCCAAGTAG
- a CDS encoding Rieske 2Fe-2S domain-containing protein, which yields MRELHEYIADEPHEGVFTVDRAVFSDPALFELEMKYIFEGTWVYLAHESQLPKPHDFYTTTIGRQPVLLMRNQAGEIGGFLNACPHRGATVCLGKRGNQKILTCPYHGWSFNTNGGLVAVKAYATGAYPEAFDRLDHGLTRIPRFANYRGFLFGCLNPAVDDLETHLGATRTFIDMVADQAPHGWEVVKGSTDYTYAGNWKLQVENGVDGYHFDIVHRTFVGVIQRRAKAGTDGVRALDVERLGTAAIANGCYDLGNGHTVLWIDYPNPQDRPLYERRGEIAAQLGEVRARWMMDRVRNLLFYPNVFFMDQTSTQLRVIHPLAVDKTRVSTYCIAPVGESAAARTHRLRQYEDFFNASGVGTPDDLAAFEACQSGYRGHLARWQQGYSRGMRRVQLGADAEARTLGIQPYASSPDFCDETLFHGQYRQWLKLMSQGQRADQEASHGR from the coding sequence ATGCGCGAGCTGCACGAGTATATCGCCGACGAACCGCACGAAGGCGTGTTTACGGTCGATCGGGCCGTGTTTTCCGATCCCGCCCTCTTCGAGTTGGAGATGAAATATATCTTCGAGGGGACGTGGGTGTATCTGGCGCATGAAAGCCAGCTACCAAAGCCGCACGATTTCTACACCACGACGATCGGCCGTCAGCCGGTGCTCCTCATGCGTAATCAAGCTGGCGAGATCGGCGGGTTTCTTAACGCCTGCCCGCATCGTGGGGCGACCGTGTGTCTCGGCAAACGCGGCAATCAGAAGATCCTGACCTGTCCGTACCATGGCTGGTCCTTCAATACCAACGGCGGGCTGGTCGCGGTCAAAGCCTATGCCACCGGTGCCTATCCCGAAGCTTTCGACCGCCTCGACCATGGGCTGACCCGGATTCCGCGTTTCGCCAATTATCGCGGGTTTCTCTTTGGGTGCCTCAATCCGGCAGTGGACGATTTGGAAACCCACCTGGGGGCAACACGCACTTTCATCGACATGGTCGCCGACCAAGCCCCGCACGGCTGGGAAGTGGTGAAAGGAAGTACAGACTACACCTACGCCGGGAATTGGAAGCTTCAAGTCGAGAACGGGGTAGACGGCTATCACTTCGACATCGTCCATCGCACGTTCGTCGGCGTGATTCAGCGTCGGGCGAAGGCAGGGACGGATGGGGTGCGCGCGCTCGATGTCGAGCGCCTCGGTACGGCGGCGATCGCCAACGGATGCTATGACCTTGGCAACGGCCATACCGTGTTATGGATAGATTACCCGAACCCGCAGGATCGACCGCTCTATGAACGGCGCGGTGAGATCGCGGCGCAACTCGGCGAGGTGCGTGCACGTTGGATGATGGACCGGGTTCGCAATCTGCTTTTCTATCCCAACGTGTTCTTTATGGATCAGACTTCTACGCAGCTCCGTGTGATCCACCCGTTGGCGGTCGATAAGACACGGGTCTCCACCTATTGCATCGCGCCAGTGGGCGAGAGCGCGGCGGCGCGTACGCATCGGTTGCGGCAATACGAAGATTTCTTCAACGCCAGTGGCGTTGGAACACCGGACGATCTCGCCGCGTTCGAAGCGTGTCAGAGTGGATATCGAGGCCACTTAGCTCGTTGGCAACAGGGCTACTCGCGTGGCATGCGACGGGTGCAGCTCGGCGCCGATGCCGAAGCCCGGACCCTCGGTATACAACCCTATGCCAGCAGCCCCGACTTCTGCGACGAGACGCTCTTTCATGGCCAGTATCGTCAATGGTTAAAACTGATGAGCCAAGGACAACGTGCCGACCAGGAGGCGAGCCATGGACGTTGA
- a CDS encoding nuclear transport factor 2 family protein: MDVELLSRCAELLYLEAAYLDEKRWHEWLALYTEDAEFWVPAWDEDGRPTEDPQSQLSLIYYSNRAGLEDRVWRIQSGLSPASNPPLRTCHLLTNVRIAAVENNHPKVSSHWQAQIHRPEKQQTFSYFGFYEHALRLEGQSLRIAGKKIVLLNDVVESVLDIYLV, translated from the coding sequence ATGGACGTTGAGTTGCTGAGCCGTTGCGCGGAGCTGCTGTATCTGGAAGCGGCCTATCTCGACGAAAAGCGCTGGCACGAGTGGCTGGCGCTCTATACGGAAGACGCCGAGTTTTGGGTGCCGGCCTGGGATGAAGACGGACGGCCAACGGAAGATCCGCAGTCGCAGTTGTCGCTGATCTACTACAGCAACCGTGCCGGGCTGGAAGACCGCGTCTGGCGCATCCAATCCGGGTTGTCTCCAGCCTCGAACCCGCCGCTGCGCACGTGTCACTTGCTAACGAACGTCCGGATCGCAGCGGTAGAGAACAACCATCCCAAGGTGTCGTCGCATTGGCAGGCGCAGATCCATCGACCGGAGAAACAACAGACGTTCTCGTACTTCGGATTTTACGAACACGCGTTGCGTCTGGAAGGGCAATCCCTGCGTATCGCCGGCAAGAAAATCGTCCTGCTCAATGACGTGGTGGAAAGCGTGTTAGACATCTATCTTGTGTAA
- a CDS encoding Rieske 2Fe-2S domain-containing protein translates to MKNGQAKIDYNEFVKEDRVHGSMYTDSDVYQEELDKIFHRGWVYVGHASEIPNPGDFRVTTIGTQSVIMVRDESGQVQLLMNRCTHRANAVCQVERGNTKIFRCAYHGWTYRNNGDLQGVTYHDRYGEWFRKEDFGLRKVPRMGMHRGFIFGSLSPVGITLDEHLGQPVKEQLDLFVDLSPEGELDVTAGTHKYGYRANWKFQVENSMDGYHPNFVHQTFFTNIQHRTGAKLTNLFASGSTSLTRDLGNGHVMLDYRPYNREHGRRMQELLPTRPGGQAYLDAMIARHGAARAEEILTAGGTHLFIFPNLVLIGVHLRVIRPVTVDQTEVFLYPALLKGVPAEVNASRLRGHESFYGPAGGGATDDLEMFERNQIGLSARVDPWLVLARGFRQERPDVDGTVVGQITDELTQRSIWRQWKKVMSQDGDTAARRGKPRQLAATAVGRG, encoded by the coding sequence ATGAAAAACGGACAAGCCAAGATCGACTATAACGAGTTCGTCAAAGAAGACCGGGTGCACGGCAGCATGTATACGGACTCGGATGTGTACCAAGAGGAATTAGACAAAATCTTTCACCGTGGATGGGTTTACGTGGGGCATGCGAGCGAAATCCCCAATCCGGGAGATTTTCGCGTGACCACGATCGGCACCCAGTCGGTGATCATGGTGCGGGACGAAAGCGGTCAGGTGCAGTTGCTGATGAACCGCTGCACCCATCGCGCCAATGCGGTCTGCCAAGTCGAACGCGGCAACACCAAAATCTTTCGCTGCGCCTATCATGGCTGGACGTACCGCAATAACGGCGACCTGCAAGGCGTGACCTATCATGATCGCTACGGCGAATGGTTCCGCAAAGAAGACTTCGGCCTGCGCAAGGTGCCGCGCATGGGGATGCATCGGGGGTTTATCTTCGGCAGCCTCAGTCCTGTCGGCATCACGCTCGATGAGCATCTTGGCCAGCCGGTCAAAGAGCAATTGGACCTGTTTGTCGATCTGTCGCCGGAAGGGGAACTCGACGTGACGGCGGGGACCCACAAATACGGCTACCGCGCCAACTGGAAATTCCAAGTGGAAAACAGCATGGATGGCTACCATCCGAACTTCGTCCATCAGACCTTCTTCACGAACATCCAACATCGTACCGGCGCGAAACTGACTAATCTCTTCGCTAGCGGTTCGACCAGCCTCACGCGCGACCTCGGCAACGGTCATGTCATGTTGGATTACCGTCCCTACAATCGCGAGCATGGTCGCCGTATGCAGGAGCTGTTGCCGACACGACCGGGAGGACAGGCGTACCTGGACGCAATGATCGCTCGGCACGGGGCAGCGCGCGCGGAAGAGATTCTGACTGCAGGCGGAACGCACCTGTTCATCTTCCCCAACCTCGTACTCATCGGCGTGCACCTTCGCGTCATTCGCCCGGTGACGGTGGATCAGACTGAGGTGTTTCTCTATCCCGCCTTGCTCAAGGGGGTGCCGGCGGAAGTGAACGCTTCACGGCTGCGAGGACACGAGTCGTTCTACGGACCTGCTGGCGGCGGCGCGACCGACGACCTGGAAATGTTCGAGCGCAATCAGATCGGGCTCAGCGCCCGCGTCGATCCCTGGCTGGTGTTGGCGCGCGGGTTTCGGCAAGAGCGTCCGGATGTCGATGGCACTGTGGTAGGACAAATCACCGATGAATTGACGCAACGTTCCATCTGGCGGCAATGGAAGAAAGTTATGTCGCAAGATGGAGACACCGCCGCACGGCGAGGAAAACCGCGTCAGCTTGCCGCCACCGCTGTAGGAAGGGGGTAA
- a CDS encoding aromatic-ring-hydroxylating dioxygenase subunit beta: MAVDRHHIENFLYREARLMDENAYDDWLALWADDVLYWVPANDDDIDPQRHVSIVYEDKTRLEDRIARLKSGAAYAQDPKSRLRRVIANIEIEEGDNGEVTVYSNFNLTELRRSQQRTFAGRTIHKLRPHDASFRITYKKVLLVNNDEVISNMTFLI, from the coding sequence ATGGCGGTCGACCGTCACCACATCGAGAACTTCCTGTACCGCGAAGCCCGTCTGATGGACGAAAACGCTTACGACGACTGGCTGGCGTTGTGGGCAGATGACGTGTTGTACTGGGTACCGGCGAACGACGACGACATCGATCCTCAGCGTCACGTGTCGATCGTCTATGAGGATAAGACGCGGCTAGAGGACCGCATTGCCCGCCTGAAAAGTGGTGCCGCGTATGCGCAGGACCCGAAGTCTCGTCTGCGCCGGGTCATCGCCAACATTGAGATCGAAGAAGGAGACAACGGCGAGGTGACCGTGTACTCCAACTTCAATCTCACCGAGCTGCGCCGCAGCCAACAGCGCACGTTCGCCGGGCGCACGATCCACAAACTGCGACCGCACGACGCCAGTTTTCGGATTACTTACAAGAAAGTGCTCTTGGTCAACAACGACGAAGTCATTAGCAACATGACGTTTTTGATCTGA
- a CDS encoding type II toxin-antitoxin system HicB family antitoxin — protein sequence MKTYLIIVEQTSTGYSAYSPDVPGCGSTGQNRDEVEHNIREALAFHIEGLKQEGYPVPEPSSYSSYIEIAA from the coding sequence ATGAAAACCTATCTCATCATCGTGGAACAGACGAGCACTGGCTACTCAGCCTACTCTCCCGATGTGCCAGGCTGCGGTTCGACGGGACAGAACAGAGACGAAGTAGAGCATAACATCCGGGAGGCTCTTGCCTTTCATATTGAAGGGTTAAAGCAAGAGGGCTATCCAGTACCGGAACCAAGCAGTTATTCCTCGTATATCGAAATTGCTGCCTGA
- a CDS encoding type II toxin-antitoxin system HicA family toxin, translated as MKVRDLVKLIEQDGWYWVRTKSSHHQYKHSTKPGLVTVPGKPGEELAPGTLNNILKQAGLKP; from the coding sequence GTGAAAGTCCGAGACTTGGTCAAGCTCATTGAGCAAGATGGATGGTATTGGGTGCGAACCAAAAGCAGCCATCATCAATACAAACACTCGACCAAGCCTGGGCTAGTCACTGTGCCTGGAAAGCCGGGGGAGGAACTGGCACCGGGCACGTTGAACAACATTTTGAAGCAGGCGGGATTGAAGCCATGA
- a CDS encoding type II toxin-antitoxin system HicA family toxin has protein sequence MAKLPGVNHLTAVRALEKAGFRIIRQGKHIVMSDGVRKVTIPRHNPVNAITMGGIVGDAGITIEEFRKLL, from the coding sequence GTGGCGAAATTGCCTGGTGTGAATCATCTCACTGCTGTGCGTGCATTGGAGAAGGCGGGCTTCCGGATCATACGGCAAGGAAAGCATATCGTCATGAGCGATGGAGTGCGCAAAGTGACGATCCCGCGGCACAACCCCGTCAATGCCATTACGATGGGTGGGATTGTGGGAGACGCAGGGATCACAATCGAAGAATTCCGTAAGCTGCTCTGA
- a CDS encoding type II toxin-antitoxin system HicB family antitoxin: protein MKFKVVLYPSEEGFSVCAPSLPGCWSQGATEEEALANIADAVRDYLAAEVKQQDEAQIREIEVLV from the coding sequence ATGAAGTTCAAGGTTGTACTCTACCCTTCAGAAGAGGGGTTCAGTGTCTGTGCGCCGAGCTTGCCGGGCTGCTGGTCCCAAGGGGCGACCGAGGAAGAAGCACTGGCAAATATTGCCGATGCCGTGCGTGACTATTTAGCGGCGGAGGTGAAGCAACAGGACGAGGCTCAAATACGGGAAATTGAGGTGCTCGTGTAG